In the genome of Polaribacter atrinae, one region contains:
- the rplK gene encoding 50S ribosomal protein L11, translated as MAKEVSKVVKLQVKGGAANPSPPVGPALGAAGVNIMEFCKQFNARTQDKQGKVLPVVITVFKDKSFDFLVKTPPAAVQLLEAAKIKKGSGEPNRKKVASVTWDQIKVIAEDKMVDLNAFEISSAMRMIAGTARSMGLTVKGNAPA; from the coding sequence ATGGCAAAAGAAGTTAGTAAAGTAGTTAAATTACAAGTAAAGGGAGGCGCAGCGAATCCATCGCCGCCGGTTGGACCTGCTTTAGGAGCTGCTGGTGTTAACATTATGGAGTTCTGTAAACAGTTTAATGCAAGAACGCAAGACAAACAAGGTAAAGTTTTACCTGTTGTTATTACTGTTTTCAAAGATAAATCATTTGATTTTCTTGTAAAAACTCCTCCTGCAGCAGTTCAGTTACTAGAAGCGGCCAAAATTAAAAAAGGTTCAGGAGAACCAAACAGAAAGAAAGTAGCATCAGTTACTTGGGATCAAATTAAAGTTATTGCAGAAGATAAAATGGTAGATTTAAATGCCTTTGAAATTTCTTCAGCAATGCGAATGATTGCAGGTACGGCTCGTTCTATGGGATTAACAGTAAAAGGTAATGCACCAGCATAA
- the rplL gene encoding 50S ribosomal protein L7/L12 — MAELKDFAEQLVNLTVKEVNELATILKDEYGIEPAAAAVAVAGPAAGGEDAADEQTEFDVILTAAGSSKLAVVKLVKELTGLGLKEAKGIVDSAPAAVKEGVSKDEAEGLKKSLEEAGAEVELK; from the coding sequence ATGGCAGAATTAAAAGATTTCGCAGAGCAATTAGTTAACTTAACAGTAAAAGAAGTTAATGAATTAGCTACTATTTTAAAAGATGAATATGGTATTGAGCCAGCAGCAGCAGCAGTAGCAGTAGCAGGTCCAGCAGCAGGAGGAGAAGATGCAGCAGATGAGCAAACTGAATTTGATGTAATCTTAACAGCAGCAGGATCTTCTAAATTAGCAGTTGTAAAATTAGTTAAAGAATTAACTGGTTTAGGATTAAAAGAAGCTAAAGGTATCGTAGATAGCGCACCAGCAGCAGTAAAAGAAGGTGTATCTAAAGATGAGGCTGAAGGTCTTAAAAAATCTTTAGAAGAAGCTGGAGCTGAGGTAGAGCTTAAGTAA
- the tuf gene encoding elongation factor Tu yields the protein MAKANFDRSKPHLNIGTIGHVDHGKTTLTAAITKVLADAGFSEARSFDQIDNAPEEKERGITINTSHVEYQTAHRHYAHVDCPGHADYVKNMVTGAAQMDGAILVVAATDGPMPQTREHILLGRQVGIPRMVVFMNKVDMVDDEELIELVDMEVRELLSFYEYDGDNGPVIAGSALGALNGEQKWVDTVLELMEAVDAWIEEPLREIDKDFLMPVEDVFSITGRGTVATGRIETGIANTGDVVDIIGMGAEKMTSTITGIEMFRQILDRGEAGDNAGILLRGIAKEDIKRGMVICKPGSVTPHAKFKAEVYVLKKEEGGRHTPFHNNYRPQFYVRTTDVTGTINLPEGVEMVMPGDNLTITVDLIQPIALNVGLRFAIREGGRTVGAGQVTELLD from the coding sequence ATGGCAAAAGCAAATTTTGACCGTTCGAAACCACACTTAAACATTGGTACTATCGGACACGTAGATCACGGTAAGACTACATTAACTGCGGCTATTACTAAAGTATTAGCTGATGCAGGATTCTCTGAGGCTAGATCATTTGATCAGATTGATAATGCTCCAGAAGAAAAAGAAAGAGGTATTACTATTAATACTTCTCATGTAGAGTACCAAACAGCTCATCGTCACTATGCTCACGTTGATTGTCCAGGTCACGCGGATTATGTAAAGAACATGGTAACAGGTGCTGCTCAAATGGATGGTGCAATTTTGGTTGTTGCTGCAACAGACGGACCAATGCCTCAAACAAGAGAGCATATCTTATTAGGTCGTCAGGTTGGTATTCCTCGTATGGTTGTATTCATGAATAAAGTGGATATGGTTGATGATGAAGAGTTAATCGAATTAGTAGATATGGAGGTAAGAGAATTACTTTCTTTCTATGAGTATGATGGAGATAATGGGCCTGTAATTGCTGGTTCTGCTTTAGGTGCACTTAATGGTGAGCAAAAATGGGTAGATACAGTTTTAGAATTGATGGAAGCTGTTGATGCTTGGATCGAGGAGCCATTAAGAGAAATTGATAAAGATTTCTTAATGCCAGTTGAGGATGTATTCTCTATTACTGGACGTGGTACTGTAGCAACTGGTCGTATTGAGACTGGTATTGCTAACACAGGAGATGTTGTTGATATTATTGGTATGGGGGCTGAAAAAATGACTTCTACTATTACTGGTATTGAAATGTTCCGTCAAATCTTAGATAGAGGTGAGGCTGGGGATAATGCAGGTATCTTATTAAGAGGTATTGCAAAAGAAGATATAAAAAGAGGAATGGTAATCTGTAAACCAGGTTCTGTAACTCCACATGCTAAGTTTAAAGCAGAAGTTTATGTTCTTAAGAAAGAAGAAGGTGGTCGTCACACTCCATTCCATAACAACTATCGTCCACAGTTCTATGTAAGAACTACAGATGTAACAGGTACTATTAATTTACCAGAAGGTGTTGAGATGGTTATGCCAGGAGATAACTTAACTATTACAGTAGATTTAATTCAACCAATCGCATTAAATGTAGGTTTACGTTTCGCAATCCGTGAAGGTGGTAGAACAGTTGGAGCAGGTCAGGTTACTGAATTATTAGACTAA
- the nusG gene encoding transcription termination/antitermination protein NusG — translation MAADSVMKWYVVRAIGGQENKVKAYIETEISRVGLSDYVSQVIVPTEKVIQIRNGKKVNRERVYFPGYIMVEANLSGEVPHVIKGITGVIGFLGEVKGGEPVPMRKSEVNRMLGKVDELSIQDENIAIPFNIGETVKVVDGPFNGFDGTIEKVNEEKRKLEVMVKIFGRKTPLELSYMQVEKI, via the coding sequence ATGGCAGCTGATTCAGTAATGAAGTGGTATGTTGTTAGAGCCATTGGAGGACAAGAAAATAAAGTAAAAGCTTACATAGAAACAGAAATTTCTAGAGTAGGATTATCAGATTATGTTAGTCAGGTAATTGTACCAACTGAAAAAGTAATTCAGATTAGAAATGGAAAAAAAGTAAATAGAGAACGAGTTTACTTTCCTGGATATATTATGGTAGAAGCGAATCTTTCGGGAGAAGTGCCTCACGTAATTAAAGGTATTACAGGTGTTATTGGATTTTTAGGAGAAGTTAAAGGTGGTGAACCTGTTCCTATGCGTAAATCTGAAGTTAACAGAATGTTAGGTAAAGTTGATGAGCTATCAATTCAAGATGAAAATATTGCAATTCCATTTAACATCGGTGAAACTGTAAAAGTTGTTGATGGTCCTTTTAATGGATTTGACGGAACTATCGAAAAGGTAAATGAAGAAAAGCGTAAACTTGAAGTAATGGTGAAAATTTTCGGAAGAAAAACTCCATTAGAATTAAGTTATATGCAAGTAGAAAAAATATAA
- the rpoB gene encoding DNA-directed RNA polymerase subunit beta yields the protein MATKNTTERINFATSQMIKEYPDFLDIQVKSFQDFFQLQTKAEERGEEGLYKTFMDNFPITDTRNQFVLEFLDYFVDPPRYSIQECIERGLTHSVPLKARLKLYCTDPEHEDFETIVQDVYLGTIPYMTNSGTFVINGAERVVVSQLHRSPGVFFGQSFHANGTKLYSARVIPFKGSWIEFATDINQVMYAYIDRKKKLPVTTLFRAIGFERDKDILEIFDLAEEVKVSKAGLKKVLGRKLAARVLKTWHEDFVDEDTGEVVSIERNEIIFDRDTILDKEHIDEIIDAGAKTVLLHKEDNDMADYAIIHNTLQKDPTNSEKEAVEHIYRQLRNAEPPDEETARGIIDKLFFSEQRYNLGEVGRFRMNTKLQLNEPIDQKVLTKLDIITIIKYLIELINSKAEVDDIDHLSNRRVRTVGEQLAGQFGVGLARMARTIRERMNVRDNEVFTPIDLINAKTLSSVINSFFGTNQLSQFMDQTNPLAEITHKRRLSALGPGGLSRERAGFEVRDVHYTHYGRLCPIETPEGPNIGLISSLSVFAKVNNLGFIETPYRKVVEGVVGNDEPIYLSAEEEEGMKFAQSNLELDKDGRFVAERMISREGGDFPVVSPEDINFMDVAPNQIASISASLIPFLEHDDANRALMGSNMMRQAVPLLRPESPIVGTGLERRVAKDSRILINAEGAGEVTYVDANKITIKYDRTEEEKLVSFESDEVSYNLIKFRKTNQGTNINLKPIVEKGDRVEEGQVLCEGYATQKGELALGRNMKVAFMPWKGYNFEDAIVISEKVVREDIFTSIHIDEYSLDVRDTKLGTEELTNDIPNVSEEATKDLDENGMIRIGAEVNPGDILIGKITPKGESDPTPEEKLLRAIFGDKAGDVKDASLKASPSLRGVVIDKKLFRRAVKDKNKRLRDKEAVAKLEASFVSKFEGLKDVLIDKLFLLISGKTSQGVYNDLGEEVLPKGKKYTLKMLNSVDDYVHLTGSWTTDKELNNFVGELVHNYKIKVNDLQGSLRRQKFTISVGDELPAGILKLAKVYIAKKRKLKVGDKMAGRHGNKGIVARIVRAEDMPFLEDGTPVDIVLNPLGVPSRMNIGQIYETVLGWAGQKLGTKYATPIFDGASLDQINEITDEAGVPRFGHTYLYDGGTGKRFDQPATVGIIYMIKLGHMIEDKMHARSIGPYSLITQQPLGGKAQFGGQRFGEMEVWALEAYGASSILREILTVKSDDVMGRAKTYESIVKGEAMPEPGLPESFNVLMHELKGLGLDVRLEE from the coding sequence TTGGCAACGAAAAACACTACTGAAAGAATCAACTTCGCTACTTCTCAAATGATTAAGGAATATCCAGACTTTTTGGATATTCAGGTAAAATCTTTTCAAGATTTTTTCCAACTTCAAACTAAGGCAGAAGAAAGAGGTGAAGAAGGTTTGTACAAAACCTTCATGGATAACTTTCCAATTACAGATACAAGAAATCAATTCGTTTTAGAATTTTTAGATTACTTCGTAGACCCACCAAGATACTCTATACAAGAGTGTATTGAAAGAGGTTTAACGCACAGTGTGCCTTTAAAAGCACGTCTAAAATTGTACTGTACAGATCCAGAACATGAAGATTTCGAAACTATTGTACAAGATGTATATCTTGGTACAATACCTTATATGACGAACTCTGGTACCTTTGTAATTAATGGTGCAGAGCGTGTTGTCGTTTCACAATTACACAGGTCTCCTGGTGTATTCTTCGGACAATCTTTCCATGCAAATGGTACAAAATTATATTCAGCAAGGGTAATACCTTTTAAAGGTTCTTGGATAGAATTTGCTACCGATATCAATCAAGTTATGTATGCTTATATTGATAGAAAGAAAAAATTACCAGTAACAACATTATTCAGAGCAATCGGTTTTGAAAGAGATAAAGATATTTTAGAGATATTTGACCTTGCAGAAGAGGTTAAGGTTTCTAAGGCTGGATTAAAAAAAGTATTAGGTCGCAAATTAGCTGCTAGAGTATTAAAAACTTGGCATGAAGATTTTGTGGATGAAGATACTGGTGAAGTTGTATCAATCGAAAGAAATGAAATTATTTTTGATCGTGATACAATCTTAGATAAAGAACATATTGATGAAATTATAGATGCAGGTGCTAAAACCGTTTTACTTCACAAAGAAGATAACGATATGGCAGACTATGCTATTATTCATAATACATTACAGAAAGATCCTACGAATTCTGAAAAAGAAGCAGTAGAACATATCTATAGACAATTACGTAATGCTGAACCGCCAGATGAAGAAACTGCGAGAGGTATTATTGACAAATTGTTCTTTTCTGAACAAAGATATAATTTAGGAGAAGTTGGTCGTTTTAGAATGAACACTAAACTTCAATTAAATGAGCCTATTGATCAAAAGGTATTAACAAAATTAGATATTATAACTATTATTAAATATTTAATTGAGTTAATCAACTCTAAAGCAGAAGTTGATGATATTGATCACTTATCTAACAGACGTGTAAGAACTGTTGGTGAGCAATTAGCAGGTCAGTTTGGTGTTGGTTTAGCGCGTATGGCTAGAACAATTCGTGAGCGTATGAATGTGCGTGACAACGAGGTGTTTACACCTATCGATTTGATTAATGCAAAAACATTATCATCTGTAATTAATTCATTCTTTGGTACCAACCAATTATCTCAGTTTATGGATCAAACCAATCCATTAGCAGAGATTACCCATAAGCGTAGATTATCTGCACTAGGACCTGGTGGTTTATCTAGAGAAAGAGCTGGTTTTGAGGTTCGTGATGTTCACTATACTCACTACGGTCGTTTATGTCCAATTGAAACTCCTGAGGGACCAAATATTGGTTTAATTTCTTCACTTTCTGTATTTGCAAAAGTGAATAATTTAGGATTTATTGAGACTCCATATAGAAAAGTTGTAGAAGGTGTTGTTGGCAATGATGAGCCAATTTATTTAAGTGCTGAGGAAGAAGAGGGAATGAAATTTGCTCAATCTAACTTAGAATTAGATAAAGATGGGCGTTTTGTTGCTGAAAGAATGATTTCACGTGAAGGTGGTGATTTTCCAGTTGTTAGTCCAGAAGATATTAACTTTATGGATGTTGCACCGAATCAAATTGCTTCAATTTCGGCATCTTTAATTCCTTTCTTGGAACATGATGATGCGAATAGAGCGTTGATGGGATCTAACATGATGCGTCAAGCAGTTCCATTATTAAGACCAGAATCTCCAATTGTAGGTACAGGTTTAGAGCGTAGAGTTGCAAAAGATTCTCGTATCTTAATCAATGCTGAAGGAGCAGGAGAAGTTACTTATGTAGATGCTAATAAAATTACAATTAAGTATGATAGAACAGAAGAAGAAAAACTGGTAAGTTTTGAGTCTGATGAAGTTTCTTATAACTTAATTAAATTTAGAAAAACAAATCAAGGAACAAACATCAACCTAAAACCGATTGTAGAAAAAGGTGATAGAGTTGAAGAAGGACAAGTTCTTTGTGAAGGTTATGCAACACAAAAAGGAGAATTAGCTTTAGGAAGAAATATGAAAGTAGCCTTTATGCCTTGGAAAGGGTATAACTTTGAGGATGCGATTGTAATTTCTGAAAAAGTTGTTCGTGAAGATATATTTACATCTATTCATATTGATGAGTATTCTTTAGACGTAAGAGATACAAAATTAGGAACTGAAGAGTTAACTAATGATATCCCTAACGTTTCTGAAGAAGCTACTAAAGATTTAGATGAAAACGGAATGATTAGAATTGGAGCAGAAGTGAATCCTGGTGATATCTTAATTGGTAAGATTACACCAAAAGGAGAATCAGATCCTACTCCAGAAGAAAAGTTATTACGTGCTATTTTTGGTGATAAAGCAGGTGATGTTAAAGATGCATCATTAAAAGCTTCTCCATCATTAAGAGGGGTAGTAATTGATAAAAAATTATTTAGAAGAGCTGTTAAAGATAAGAACAAGAGATTAAGAGATAAAGAGGCTGTAGCTAAGTTAGAAGCTTCTTTTGTATCTAAATTTGAAGGTTTAAAAGATGTTTTAATAGACAAGTTATTTTTACTTATCAGCGGTAAAACTTCACAAGGAGTTTACAATGATTTAGGTGAAGAAGTTTTACCAAAAGGTAAAAAGTACACACTTAAAATGTTAAATTCTGTTGATGATTATGTACACTTAACAGGTTCTTGGACAACGGATAAAGAATTAAATAATTTTGTAGGTGAATTAGTTCACAATTACAAAATTAAAGTAAATGATTTACAAGGTTCTTTACGTCGTCAAAAATTTACAATCTCAGTTGGTGATGAATTACCAGCAGGAATTTTAAAACTTGCTAAAGTTTATATAGCTAAGAAACGTAAGTTAAAAGTGGGTGATAAAATGGCTGGACGTCACGGAAATAAAGGTATTGTTGCTCGTATTGTACGTGCAGAAGATATGCCTTTCTTAGAAGACGGAACTCCTGTTGATATTGTTTTAAATCCATTAGGGGTACCTTCTCGTATGAATATTGGTCAGATTTATGAAACTGTTCTTGGTTGGGCAGGTCAAAAATTAGGAACTAAATATGCAACACCAATTTTTGATGGTGCATCTTTAGACCAGATCAATGAGATTACAGATGAGGCAGGTGTACCAAGATTTGGTCATACTTATTTATATGATGGTGGAACAGGAAAACGTTTCGATCAACCAGCAACAGTTGGTATCATTTATATGATTAAGTTAGGACACATGATTGAAGATAAAATGCATGCACGTTCTATTGGACCTTATTCATTAATTACACAACAACCTTTAGGTGGTAAAGCACAATTTGGAGGTCAGCGTTTTGGAGAGATGGAAGTTTGGGCACTTGAGGCTTATGGTGCATCAAGTATCTTAAGAGAAATCTTAACTGTGAAATCTGATGATGTTATGGGAAGAGCTAAAACATACGAAAGTATTGTGAAAGGTGAAGCTATGCCAGAACCAGGTTTACCAGAGTCGTTTAACGTATTAATGCATGAACTTAAAGGTTTAGGTTTAGACGTTAGATTAGAAGAATAA
- the secE gene encoding preprotein translocase subunit SecE translates to MNFIQYIKDSFDELSNHMTWVTKEEAQKTTVTVAVFTIVFALAVAGIDYVFQTGLDNFFGMFKSN, encoded by the coding sequence ATGAACTTTATACAATACATCAAAGATTCTTTTGACGAATTAAGCAATCACATGACGTGGGTAACTAAAGAAGAAGCTCAAAAAACTACAGTAACTGTTGCTGTTTTTACGATTGTATTTGCTTTAGCTGTAGCTGGTATAGATTATGTTTTTCAAACAGGATTAGATAACTTTTTTGGAATGTTTAAATCTAACTAA
- the rplA gene encoding 50S ribosomal protein L1, whose amino-acid sequence MAKLTKKQKEAHAKLDSSKSYDLAAASALVKDITNVKFDASVDIAIRLGVDPRKANQMVRGVVTLPHGTGKDVKVLALVTPDKEAEATAAGADYVGLDEYLQKIKGGWTDVDVIITMPSVMGKLGPLGRILGPRGLMPNPKTGTVTMDVAKAVTDVKAGKIDFKVDKTGIVHAAIGKVSFDAKKIEENANELIQTIIKLKPTTAKGTYVKSVFMSSTMSPSIAVEVKAV is encoded by the coding sequence ATGGCAAAATTAACAAAAAAGCAAAAAGAAGCTCACGCAAAGTTAGATAGCTCTAAATCTTATGATTTAGCAGCAGCTTCAGCGCTAGTCAAAGACATTACTAATGTAAAGTTTGATGCATCAGTAGATATAGCAATACGTTTAGGAGTAGATCCTCGTAAAGCTAATCAAATGGTTCGTGGTGTTGTAACATTACCTCATGGAACAGGAAAAGATGTAAAAGTTTTAGCATTAGTAACTCCAGATAAAGAAGCAGAAGCTACAGCAGCAGGTGCAGATTATGTTGGGTTAGATGAATACCTTCAGAAAATTAAAGGAGGATGGACAGATGTAGACGTAATTATTACCATGCCAAGTGTAATGGGGAAATTAGGTCCTTTAGGAAGAATTTTAGGTCCTAGAGGTTTAATGCCAAACCCAAAGACAGGTACGGTAACTATGGATGTTGCAAAAGCTGTTACAGATGTAAAAGCTGGTAAAATTGACTTTAAAGTTGATAAAACTGGTATCGTTCATGCGGCAATTGGAAAAGTATCTTTTGATGCTAAGAAAATTGAAGAAAATGCAAACGAGTTAATACAAACAATTATTAAACTTAAACCGACAACTGCAAAGGGAACGTATGTGAAAAGCGTTTTTATGTCTAGTACTATGAGTCCTAGTATTGCTGTTGAAGTAAAAGCTGTTTAA
- the rplJ gene encoding 50S ribosomal protein L10 yields MTREEKSQVIQDLTAVLADTNTLYLADISGLNAQTTSNLRRACFKAGIQLSVVKNTLLAKAMEASDKEFGDLPLVLKGNTSMMISEAANAPAKLIKEFRKKTKNKPVLKGAFAEESVYIGDDQLDALVDIKSREELIGEIIGLLQSPAKNVISALQSGGQTISGILKTLSEK; encoded by the coding sequence ATGACTAGAGAAGAGAAATCACAAGTAATACAAGATTTAACAGCAGTATTAGCAGATACAAATACGTTATATTTAGCAGATATTTCTGGGTTAAATGCACAAACTACCTCTAATTTACGTAGAGCTTGTTTTAAAGCAGGTATTCAGTTATCAGTTGTTAAAAACACATTACTTGCAAAAGCAATGGAAGCTTCAGATAAAGAATTTGGAGACTTACCATTAGTATTAAAAGGTAATACATCAATGATGATTTCTGAAGCAGCAAATGCTCCAGCAAAATTAATCAAAGAATTCAGAAAGAAAACTAAGAATAAGCCTGTTTTAAAAGGTGCATTTGCAGAAGAATCTGTTTACATTGGTGATGATCAATTAGATGCTTTAGTAGATATTAAATCTAGAGAAGAACTTATTGGTGAAATCATTGGATTATTACAGTCTCCAGCTAAAAATGTTATTTCAGCATTACAATCTGGTGGACAAACAATTTCAGGTATTCTTAAGACCTTATCTGAAAAATAA
- the hpf gene encoding ribosome hibernation-promoting factor, HPF/YfiA family, which translates to MKVFTQSVNFNADKELIAYVDEKVLSLTKFHDKIVDAEVFLKVINTSDKENKVTEVKINIPGSELIIKREAKTFEEGVNAAVDNLKRQLKRSKEKHRDSIIS; encoded by the coding sequence ATGAAAGTATTCACGCAATCAGTTAATTTTAACGCAGATAAGGAGCTTATAGCATATGTAGATGAAAAAGTTTTATCATTAACTAAGTTTCATGATAAGATAGTTGACGCAGAAGTTTTTTTAAAAGTGATTAATACTAGCGATAAAGAAAATAAAGTTACAGAAGTAAAAATAAATATCCCCGGAAGTGAATTGATTATAAAAAGAGAAGCAAAAACGTTCGAAGAAGGCGTAAACGCTGCGGTTGATAATCTAAAAAGACAGTTAAAAAGGTCAAAAGAAAAGCATCGTGACTCTATAATTTCATAG